A region of Amyelois transitella isolate CPQ chromosome 11, ilAmyTran1.1, whole genome shotgun sequence DNA encodes the following proteins:
- the LOC106133405 gene encoding large ribosomal subunit protein mL52, with product MSNYLRFNNIFIQKLYRAFSSTSVMELKAWRVSQGLPANRNAEGVLTDGPDYTFLDGRPTPLLHKQKKRMLKQRDFASKIVQLNSELDFAKDRYQNMVQSDAAERQRIIDNRLKPKGRALNKKS from the exons atgtcgaattatttaagatttaataacatatttatccaaaaat tATATCGAGCATTTAGCTCCACTTCTGTTATGGAACTAAAAGCCTGGCGTGTTTCCCAAGGCCTGCCTGCAAATCGCAACGCTGAAGGCGTACTGACTGATGGGCCTGATTACACTTTCTTGGACGGAAGACCTACACCTCTTTTA cacAAGCAAAAGAAAAGGATGTTGAAACAAAGAGATTTTGCATCCAAAATAGTGCAGTTAAATTCAGAACTCGATTTTGCCAAGGACCGCTATCAGAACATGGTGCAGAGTGATGCAGCAGAGAGGCAGAGGATCATAGACAATAGACTAAAGCCAAAAGGAAGAGCTTTGAATAagaaaagttaa
- the LOC106133413 gene encoding protein lifeguard 1 isoform X3, whose amino-acid sequence MYQNQGGYPQGGYPQGGYPQGGYPQGGYPQGGYPPGGYPQAGYPPGGPPQPGFQAYGGGGYPAGYGEPTGYAAPGQGVGEDGEVKGFDFTEQTIRKAFVRKVYAILMCQLLITMGFIALFLFHAPTKQWAARNPAMFWVAFATVFVVLIVMACCGDVRRKAPLNFIFLGIFTVAQSFLLGVASSVYDVDAVMMAVGITAAVCLALTLFALQTKYDFTTMGGALLCAVVILMIFGIVCIFIPSNKIVTLVYASLGALIFSLYLVYDTQLMLGGKHKYSISPEEYIFAALNLYLDIVNIFLYILTIIGASRN is encoded by the exons atgt ATCAGAATCAAGGCGGCTACCCTCAGGGTGGCTATCCTCAAGGCGGTTACCCCCAGGGAGGGTACCCTCAGGGTGGTTACCCCCAGGGAGGGTACCCCCCGGGAGGTTACCCCCAAGCCGGCTATCCCCCCGGCGGCCCGCCACAACCGGGATTCCAGGCTTATGGAGGTGGCGGTTATCCCGCGGGATATGGTGAG CCAACGGGATACGCGGCTCCCGGCCAAGGGGTGGGGGAAGATGGCGAGGTCAAGGGGTTCGATTTCACCGAGCAGACCATCAGGAAGGCTTTCGTCAGGAAA GTGTACGCCATCTTGATGTGTCAACTGCTCATCACAATGGGTTTCATCGCGCTGTTCCTGTTCCACGCACCGACCAAACAGTGGGCAGCTAGGAATCCGGCTATGTT CTGGGTTGCGTTCGCGACGGTGTTCGTGGTGCTGATAGTGATGGCGTGCTGCGGCGACGTGCGCCGCAAGGCGCCGCTCAACTTCATCTTCCTCGGCATCTTCACGGTCGCGCAGAGCTTCCTTCTGGGGGTCGCTTCTAGCGTATACGATGTCGATGCT GTGATGATGGCTGTGGGCATAACTGCGGCCGTTTGCCTCGCCCTGACTCTGTTCGCGCTGCAAACAAAATACGACTTCACCACCATGGGCGGTGCGCTGCTCTGTGCCGTCGTCATACTCATGATATTCG GTATAGTCTGCATCTTCATACCGTCAAACAAGATAGTCACCCTGGTCTACGCTTCCCTCGGCGCCTTGATCTTCTCCCTTTATCTCGTTTACGACACCCAACTCATGCTCGGCGGTAAACACAAGTACAGCATTTCCCCCGAAGAGTATATCTTTGCTGCACTGAATTTGTATCTGGATATTGTCAACATTTTCTTGTACATTTTAACCATTATTGGGGCGTCGAGGAACTAG
- the LOC106133413 gene encoding protein lifeguard 1 isoform X1, with amino-acid sequence MWQNPGVYPGGDQNQGGYPQGGYPQGGYPQGGYPQGGYPQGGYPPGGYPQAGYPPGGPPQPGFQAYGGGGYPAGYGEPTGYAAPGQGVGEDGEVKGFDFTEQTIRKAFVRKVYAILMCQLLITMGFIALFLFHAPTKQWAARNPAMFWVAFATVFVVLIVMACCGDVRRKAPLNFIFLGIFTVAQSFLLGVASSVYDVDAVMMAVGITAAVCLALTLFALQTKYDFTTMGGALLCAVVILMIFGIVCIFIPSNKIVTLVYASLGALIFSLYLVYDTQLMLGGKHKYSISPEEYIFAALNLYLDIVNIFLYILTIIGASRN; translated from the exons ATGTGGCAAAACCCAGGAGTTTATCCAGGCGGAG ATCAGAATCAAGGCGGCTACCCTCAGGGTGGCTATCCTCAAGGCGGTTACCCCCAGGGAGGGTACCCTCAGGGTGGTTACCCCCAGGGAGGGTACCCCCCGGGAGGTTACCCCCAAGCCGGCTATCCCCCCGGCGGCCCGCCACAACCGGGATTCCAGGCTTATGGAGGTGGCGGTTATCCCGCGGGATATGGTGAG CCAACGGGATACGCGGCTCCCGGCCAAGGGGTGGGGGAAGATGGCGAGGTCAAGGGGTTCGATTTCACCGAGCAGACCATCAGGAAGGCTTTCGTCAGGAAA GTGTACGCCATCTTGATGTGTCAACTGCTCATCACAATGGGTTTCATCGCGCTGTTCCTGTTCCACGCACCGACCAAACAGTGGGCAGCTAGGAATCCGGCTATGTT CTGGGTTGCGTTCGCGACGGTGTTCGTGGTGCTGATAGTGATGGCGTGCTGCGGCGACGTGCGCCGCAAGGCGCCGCTCAACTTCATCTTCCTCGGCATCTTCACGGTCGCGCAGAGCTTCCTTCTGGGGGTCGCTTCTAGCGTATACGATGTCGATGCT GTGATGATGGCTGTGGGCATAACTGCGGCCGTTTGCCTCGCCCTGACTCTGTTCGCGCTGCAAACAAAATACGACTTCACCACCATGGGCGGTGCGCTGCTCTGTGCCGTCGTCATACTCATGATATTCG GTATAGTCTGCATCTTCATACCGTCAAACAAGATAGTCACCCTGGTCTACGCTTCCCTCGGCGCCTTGATCTTCTCCCTTTATCTCGTTTACGACACCCAACTCATGCTCGGCGGTAAACACAAGTACAGCATTTCCCCCGAAGAGTATATCTTTGCTGCACTGAATTTGTATCTGGATATTGTCAACATTTTCTTGTACATTTTAACCATTATTGGGGCGTCGAGGAACTAG
- the LOC106133413 gene encoding protein lifeguard 1 isoform X2, translating to MSADPKDQNQGGYPQGGYPQGGYPQGGYPQGGYPQGGYPPGGYPQAGYPPGGPPQPGFQAYGGGGYPAGYGEPTGYAAPGQGVGEDGEVKGFDFTEQTIRKAFVRKVYAILMCQLLITMGFIALFLFHAPTKQWAARNPAMFWVAFATVFVVLIVMACCGDVRRKAPLNFIFLGIFTVAQSFLLGVASSVYDVDAVMMAVGITAAVCLALTLFALQTKYDFTTMGGALLCAVVILMIFGIVCIFIPSNKIVTLVYASLGALIFSLYLVYDTQLMLGGKHKYSISPEEYIFAALNLYLDIVNIFLYILTIIGASRN from the exons ATGTCTGCTGATCCTAAAG ATCAGAATCAAGGCGGCTACCCTCAGGGTGGCTATCCTCAAGGCGGTTACCCCCAGGGAGGGTACCCTCAGGGTGGTTACCCCCAGGGAGGGTACCCCCCGGGAGGTTACCCCCAAGCCGGCTATCCCCCCGGCGGCCCGCCACAACCGGGATTCCAGGCTTATGGAGGTGGCGGTTATCCCGCGGGATATGGTGAG CCAACGGGATACGCGGCTCCCGGCCAAGGGGTGGGGGAAGATGGCGAGGTCAAGGGGTTCGATTTCACCGAGCAGACCATCAGGAAGGCTTTCGTCAGGAAA GTGTACGCCATCTTGATGTGTCAACTGCTCATCACAATGGGTTTCATCGCGCTGTTCCTGTTCCACGCACCGACCAAACAGTGGGCAGCTAGGAATCCGGCTATGTT CTGGGTTGCGTTCGCGACGGTGTTCGTGGTGCTGATAGTGATGGCGTGCTGCGGCGACGTGCGCCGCAAGGCGCCGCTCAACTTCATCTTCCTCGGCATCTTCACGGTCGCGCAGAGCTTCCTTCTGGGGGTCGCTTCTAGCGTATACGATGTCGATGCT GTGATGATGGCTGTGGGCATAACTGCGGCCGTTTGCCTCGCCCTGACTCTGTTCGCGCTGCAAACAAAATACGACTTCACCACCATGGGCGGTGCGCTGCTCTGTGCCGTCGTCATACTCATGATATTCG GTATAGTCTGCATCTTCATACCGTCAAACAAGATAGTCACCCTGGTCTACGCTTCCCTCGGCGCCTTGATCTTCTCCCTTTATCTCGTTTACGACACCCAACTCATGCTCGGCGGTAAACACAAGTACAGCATTTCCCCCGAAGAGTATATCTTTGCTGCACTGAATTTGTATCTGGATATTGTCAACATTTTCTTGTACATTTTAACCATTATTGGGGCGTCGAGGAACTAG
- the LOC106133413 gene encoding protein lifeguard 1 isoform X4 produces the protein MKPTGYAAPGQGVGEDGEVKGFDFTEQTIRKAFVRKVYAILMCQLLITMGFIALFLFHAPTKQWAARNPAMFWVAFATVFVVLIVMACCGDVRRKAPLNFIFLGIFTVAQSFLLGVASSVYDVDAVMMAVGITAAVCLALTLFALQTKYDFTTMGGALLCAVVILMIFGIVCIFIPSNKIVTLVYASLGALIFSLYLVYDTQLMLGGKHKYSISPEEYIFAALNLYLDIVNIFLYILTIIGASRN, from the exons ATGAAG CCAACGGGATACGCGGCTCCCGGCCAAGGGGTGGGGGAAGATGGCGAGGTCAAGGGGTTCGATTTCACCGAGCAGACCATCAGGAAGGCTTTCGTCAGGAAA GTGTACGCCATCTTGATGTGTCAACTGCTCATCACAATGGGTTTCATCGCGCTGTTCCTGTTCCACGCACCGACCAAACAGTGGGCAGCTAGGAATCCGGCTATGTT CTGGGTTGCGTTCGCGACGGTGTTCGTGGTGCTGATAGTGATGGCGTGCTGCGGCGACGTGCGCCGCAAGGCGCCGCTCAACTTCATCTTCCTCGGCATCTTCACGGTCGCGCAGAGCTTCCTTCTGGGGGTCGCTTCTAGCGTATACGATGTCGATGCT GTGATGATGGCTGTGGGCATAACTGCGGCCGTTTGCCTCGCCCTGACTCTGTTCGCGCTGCAAACAAAATACGACTTCACCACCATGGGCGGTGCGCTGCTCTGTGCCGTCGTCATACTCATGATATTCG GTATAGTCTGCATCTTCATACCGTCAAACAAGATAGTCACCCTGGTCTACGCTTCCCTCGGCGCCTTGATCTTCTCCCTTTATCTCGTTTACGACACCCAACTCATGCTCGGCGGTAAACACAAGTACAGCATTTCCCCCGAAGAGTATATCTTTGCTGCACTGAATTTGTATCTGGATATTGTCAACATTTTCTTGTACATTTTAACCATTATTGGGGCGTCGAGGAACTAG
- the LOC106133413 gene encoding protein lifeguard 1 isoform X5, producing the protein MSQPTGYAAPGQGVGEDGEVKGFDFTEQTIRKAFVRKVYAILMCQLLITMGFIALFLFHAPTKQWAARNPAMFWVAFATVFVVLIVMACCGDVRRKAPLNFIFLGIFTVAQSFLLGVASSVYDVDAVMMAVGITAAVCLALTLFALQTKYDFTTMGGALLCAVVILMIFGIVCIFIPSNKIVTLVYASLGALIFSLYLVYDTQLMLGGKHKYSISPEEYIFAALNLYLDIVNIFLYILTIIGASRN; encoded by the exons ATGTCACAg CCAACGGGATACGCGGCTCCCGGCCAAGGGGTGGGGGAAGATGGCGAGGTCAAGGGGTTCGATTTCACCGAGCAGACCATCAGGAAGGCTTTCGTCAGGAAA GTGTACGCCATCTTGATGTGTCAACTGCTCATCACAATGGGTTTCATCGCGCTGTTCCTGTTCCACGCACCGACCAAACAGTGGGCAGCTAGGAATCCGGCTATGTT CTGGGTTGCGTTCGCGACGGTGTTCGTGGTGCTGATAGTGATGGCGTGCTGCGGCGACGTGCGCCGCAAGGCGCCGCTCAACTTCATCTTCCTCGGCATCTTCACGGTCGCGCAGAGCTTCCTTCTGGGGGTCGCTTCTAGCGTATACGATGTCGATGCT GTGATGATGGCTGTGGGCATAACTGCGGCCGTTTGCCTCGCCCTGACTCTGTTCGCGCTGCAAACAAAATACGACTTCACCACCATGGGCGGTGCGCTGCTCTGTGCCGTCGTCATACTCATGATATTCG GTATAGTCTGCATCTTCATACCGTCAAACAAGATAGTCACCCTGGTCTACGCTTCCCTCGGCGCCTTGATCTTCTCCCTTTATCTCGTTTACGACACCCAACTCATGCTCGGCGGTAAACACAAGTACAGCATTTCCCCCGAAGAGTATATCTTTGCTGCACTGAATTTGTATCTGGATATTGTCAACATTTTCTTGTACATTTTAACCATTATTGGGGCGTCGAGGAACTAG